One segment of Mesoplodon densirostris isolate mMesDen1 chromosome 6, mMesDen1 primary haplotype, whole genome shotgun sequence DNA contains the following:
- the NINJ1 gene encoding ninjurin-1 isoform X3: MDSRPEEYELNGDVRPGSLGSPDASDLIPRPPRWGRNQPINMNHYANKKSAAESMLDIALLLANASQLKAVIEQGPGFAFFIPLVVLISISLMLQIGVGVLLIFLVRYDLNNPAKHAKLDFLNNLATGLVFIIVVVNIFITAFGVQKPTMDMAPRQ, encoded by the exons ATGGACTCGCGACCCGAGGAGTATGAGCTCAATGGCGACGTGCGCCCGGGCTCGCTTGGCTCCCCGGACGCCTCG gACTTGATTCCTAGG CCACCCCGCTGGGGCAGGAACCAGCCCATCAACATGAACCATTATGCCAATAAGAAGAGTGCGGCCGAGAGCATGCTGGACATCGCACTGCTGTTGGCCAACGCCTCCCAGCTGAAGGCTGTCATCGAGCAGGGCCCTGGCTTCGCCTTCTTCATCCCCCTGGTGGTCCTCATCTCCATCTCCCTCATGCTGCAGATTGGTGTGGGCGTGCTGCTCATCTTCCTTG TCAGGTATGACCTCAACAACCCTGCCAAGCATGCCAAGCTGGACTTCCTCAACAATCTGGCCACCGGCCTGGTCTTCATCATCGTCGTGGTCAACATCTTCATCACTGCCTTTGGCGTCCAGAAGCCCACGATGGACATGGCACCCCGGCAGTAG
- the NINJ1 gene encoding ninjurin-1 isoform X2, producing the protein MDSRPEEYELNGDVRPGSLGSPDASPPRWGRNQPINMNHYANKKSAAESMLDIALLLANASQLKAVIEQGPGFAFFIPLVVLISISLMLQIGVGVLLIFLGMTSTTLPSMPSWTSSTIWPPAWSSSSSWSTSSSLPLASRSPRWTWHPGSRGSDAPGSCLAAAA; encoded by the exons ATGGACTCGCGACCCGAGGAGTATGAGCTCAATGGCGACGTGCGCCCGGGCTCGCTTGGCTCCCCGGACGCCTCG CCACCCCGCTGGGGCAGGAACCAGCCCATCAACATGAACCATTATGCCAATAAGAAGAGTGCGGCCGAGAGCATGCTGGACATCGCACTGCTGTTGGCCAACGCCTCCCAGCTGAAGGCTGTCATCGAGCAGGGCCCTGGCTTCGCCTTCTTCATCCCCCTGGTGGTCCTCATCTCCATCTCCCTCATGCTGCAGATTGGTGTGGGCGTGCTGCTCATCTTCCTTG GTATGACCTCAACAACCCTGCCAAGCATGCCAAGCTGGACTTCCTCAACAATCTGGCCACCGGCCTGGTCTTCATCATCGTCGTGGTCAACATCTTCATCACTGCCTTTGGCGTCCAGAAGCCCACGATGGACATGGCACCCCGGCAGTAGGGGCTCAG ATGCCCCCGGATCGTGCCTGGCCGCAGCTGCCTAG
- the NINJ1 gene encoding ninjurin-1 isoform X1 produces the protein MDSRPEEYELNGDVRPGSLGSPDASDLIPRPPRWGRNQPINMNHYANKKSAAESMLDIALLLANASQLKAVIEQGPGFAFFIPLVVLISISLMLQIGVGVLLIFLGMTSTTLPSMPSWTSSTIWPPAWSSSSSWSTSSSLPLASRSPRWTWHPGSRGSDAPGSCLAAAA, from the exons ATGGACTCGCGACCCGAGGAGTATGAGCTCAATGGCGACGTGCGCCCGGGCTCGCTTGGCTCCCCGGACGCCTCG gACTTGATTCCTAGG CCACCCCGCTGGGGCAGGAACCAGCCCATCAACATGAACCATTATGCCAATAAGAAGAGTGCGGCCGAGAGCATGCTGGACATCGCACTGCTGTTGGCCAACGCCTCCCAGCTGAAGGCTGTCATCGAGCAGGGCCCTGGCTTCGCCTTCTTCATCCCCCTGGTGGTCCTCATCTCCATCTCCCTCATGCTGCAGATTGGTGTGGGCGTGCTGCTCATCTTCCTTG GTATGACCTCAACAACCCTGCCAAGCATGCCAAGCTGGACTTCCTCAACAATCTGGCCACCGGCCTGGTCTTCATCATCGTCGTGGTCAACATCTTCATCACTGCCTTTGGCGTCCAGAAGCCCACGATGGACATGGCACCCCGGCAGTAGGGGCTCAG ATGCCCCCGGATCGTGCCTGGCCGCAGCTGCCTAG
- the NINJ1 gene encoding ninjurin-1 isoform X4 — translation MDSRPEEYELNGDVRPGSLGSPDASPPRWGRNQPINMNHYANKKSAAESMLDIALLLANASQLKAVIEQGPGFAFFIPLVVLISISLMLQIGVGVLLIFLVRYDLNNPAKHAKLDFLNNLATGLVFIIVVVNIFITAFGVQKPTMDMAPRQ, via the exons ATGGACTCGCGACCCGAGGAGTATGAGCTCAATGGCGACGTGCGCCCGGGCTCGCTTGGCTCCCCGGACGCCTCG CCACCCCGCTGGGGCAGGAACCAGCCCATCAACATGAACCATTATGCCAATAAGAAGAGTGCGGCCGAGAGCATGCTGGACATCGCACTGCTGTTGGCCAACGCCTCCCAGCTGAAGGCTGTCATCGAGCAGGGCCCTGGCTTCGCCTTCTTCATCCCCCTGGTGGTCCTCATCTCCATCTCCCTCATGCTGCAGATTGGTGTGGGCGTGCTGCTCATCTTCCTTG TCAGGTATGACCTCAACAACCCTGCCAAGCATGCCAAGCTGGACTTCCTCAACAATCTGGCCACCGGCCTGGTCTTCATCATCGTCGTGGTCAACATCTTCATCACTGCCTTTGGCGTCCAGAAGCCCACGATGGACATGGCACCCCGGCAGTAG